The Asticcacaulis excentricus CB 48 genomic sequence AGTGCGCGGTCGCGCCATTTCAACCGCCAGCAAAGATGCGGCCCCGTCGCGCGGCCTTTCTGCCCCACCTGACCGATAATCTGCCCCATCGTCACGAAATCACCCGCCTTTACGGTCAGGGTGGACAGGTGCAGATACATGCTGATAAGGCCTTGCCCGTGGTCGAGCAGAATCAAGCCGCCTTCGAAATGCAGGTCGGGTTCGGCCAGCGCCACGCGCGCCGTTTGGGGAGCGTAGACGGGCGTGCCTTCGGGGGCCGCCATGTCGAAGCCGTAGTGCGGGCTTTTCGGTTCGCCATTCAGGATGCGTTGATTGCCGAAGCGCCCGGAATTGACGAACCGGCGCAAGGGCCATTGATATGGATGGGTGAACCAGATGGCGTCTTCGCGACTGGCGAAGCCGGTGTTTTTGAGCTCGCGCTCTTTGGCAATGCGTTCCAGAAGCGCCGGGTCTGAGGGGATGACCTGATCAGAGGGCAGGCCGTCGATGCGCTGAGTATCATAGGGGGTGCGCAGGATTTCGAAATCCATGATCGGGCCCGATCCGATGGACAGGCGTGCCATGGACGGCGCGTCTCGGTCGAAGCCGATGATGAAATCGCCGTGCGCCGAGGTCAGGCCGCGTGCCGTTCCATCCAGGATGATCTCCTGACGCGGTTCGGCGCGGCCGATGGCAAAGCCGCCCTGCACAAACTTGCCCGTGAGATTGTAGGGACCGCTTTTCAGAGTGCGCGTCCACACCGAACCATAGGGTCGCGGATCGGCGTTCAGAAGACCGGGCGTTACGCTACTGGCGAAGCCCAGCGCGAGCCCGCCTCCTAGAATATGCCGGCGTTTTAGCGTCCGTTCAGAGCTTTCCATCGGGCAGTGGCCTCTTCCGGCCCGGCATAGGCCTCCTGCGTGCGGGGGTTCCAGTAGCGCAGGGCCTCCAGCGGTATCTGCTTGCCCGACACGGCGCAGATCACGAACTTGCCGGGACGCATAACGGCGTATTCACCGTCTCCGTAATGGAGGATGGCCTCATCGGGTAGGGGCGGCTTCGCATGCATATTCATGTCTTGAACATAAGCCGCTAGCGTGAGGGGATCAAGCGTCTGCAGCGTGTCCGCGTCATAAAAGCCTGATTGCGCGTGTTGCTGATTTGCGGATAGGTTGTGACCGCCGGGGTGGGGAGGGGTATTATGCGGTATGTGTTCGGGGTGATTATGGCGATAGGACTGAACGCGGCTTCGCCCTCGGTTATGGCCCAGTCGGCCCCGTCAGAAACCTTCGGCTATTCCGTCAGCCCCCCTGATTTCACAGCCGCCGAAGCGACGCGCCGATTGGGTAGCGCCTCCCTGACCTTCTGGGTAGATGGAACCCTTCTGCGGGTCGCCGCGCGCGCGGCTACGCCAGCTGTGCGGTTGTGCTGCACGGTTCAGCCCGACATGCAAGCCTTAGGGGAGGGGCTATGGGGCCTGACATTGGCGTTTCCGGATCTGAACCGATCGGTCATTGGGTTGCAGACATCCGCCGATAAGACCACGCGGCTTTACTGGCACGGGCCTGACGCACCTGCGGAGCCTGAGGCTGTGGCAAAACTGAGTGGAAGCCTCGAAGAGGTGGAAATAGACAGCGCCCATCTAAAAGCCCGGCGGAATCTGACCCTATACAGACCGAAACGCCCGGCGCCGTCGCAAGGCTATCCCGTGGTCTATATGGCCGATGGCCGCTCGGTCGGTCACTTTGCGCGGATCGTGGAACGGCTGATAGACGAGGGTGTCATCCGCCCGGTCGTACTGGTGGGAATCTGGAGCGGCGAAGGCCCCGCCACCAACGGCGGGTTTGATCAGCGTAACCGCGAATATCTACCCTCGCCGAAGGTCGATCCGCAGGCCTATGCCGATCATGAAGCCTTCGTTCTGAAAGACGTCATGCCGCTCGTCGAGGCGCGTTATCGGGTCAGTACGCGGCGGGCGGATCGCCTGACCTACGGCTTTTCCGCTGGCGGATCGTGGTCCTTATCTTTTGCGCTCAGGCATCCGGATGCGTTTGCGCAAGGGGCGTCTGCCGGTATGAGTGCCGGCCCCGGCAGTTTCACCTTTTCCGGTAGGGAGGATGTCAAACTTTACATCAGTGCCGGGCGCTATGATCAGTTTTACAGCGGGGCTGAAAAAACCTGTCTGAAAGCACAGGTGGCCGGGCTCACCTGCCATTTCACAGGTATGTATGCGGGCCACGATCTCTTTGTGTGGAACCTGGCCCTGCTTGACGCCCTGAAGGCCGTCTTTCCCGCGTCGGACTGAATCTTGAGGCCTAAAACAGACTGCCCTGTTCGGGTTTGAGAGGGGTCGGTCTGGGCTTGGTGGCGGGTCTGGTCGGGGGGGCTGAGGTGCCGTCGCTGGCCACAACGTCCAGCGTGCGGTCGCCCTTGAAGGTCAGGGTCAGGGCTTCGCCCACGCCTACCCCTTCGGGAGAGGTGACGAGGTGGCCATCGGCGCGACTTACTCGGGCGAATCCGAGGTTCAGCGGCCGGTCGGGGTCGAGGCTCAGGCGCAACTGATCCAACCGGTGCAGGCGCTCGGATTTCTGGCTCAAGAGGCGAGCCAAAGCGGCGGCCAGACGTTGCTCTAACTCAGGCAGCCGGGCGCGGCGTGCGCTGTCGTCGAGGCGACGGTTTAGGGCCGCATCGAAACGCTGGTTCAGGCGGTTGAGGGCCTCGCGCTTCAGGTCGAGCGGGCGCAGGGTCAGGGCCGGGGTCAGGCGCGCCGATAGGCGTGTAAATTCAACCCTTTGCCGCTCCACGCCGCGCGTCAGGGCCGCCGTGGCGCGTTCGGACAGTTGCGTCACGCGCTCGGCCTTGAGGTGACGTGGGCGCTCCAGCAGGGCGGGTGAAAAACGCGCCGCCGTGCGGGCAAAGGCCGTGTCGTGGGCATTGAGATTGCGCAATAATCCGCCACCCAGTCGGTGCGCTGCGTAGTCGAGCCTTTGTTGCGCGGCGTCGATCAGGTCCTGTGGCTTGGGCAGGGCACGCCCCAGCAGGGCCACGCGCTCACGCCGGTTGCGCAGGGCCTGATCAAAGCTGCCCAGACGGCGGCGCTCCAGATCGAGCACAAAGCCGCGCAGTTCGCTCAGGACGGGCGTCGCCATTTCCGCCGCCCCCGTAGGGGTGGGGGCACGGCGATCCGACACAAAGTCGATCAGGGTAGTGTCGGTTTCATGCCCGACGGCGGAAATAACGGGAAGGGTGCACGCGGCGACGGCGCGCGCCAGCCCTTCGTCGTTGAAGGCCCACAGATCTTCGACCGAACCGCCGCCGCGCGCTACAATCAGCACGTCCGGGCGCGGGACAGCCCCCGATTGAAAACCATTCAGGGCCTGAATGATCTGCGCTGGGGCGGCGTCACCCTGCACAATGACGGGCCAGACGATGACGCGGCAGGGCCAACGATCGCGGATACGGTGCAGGATGTCGCGGATCACCGCCCCGGTCGGTGAGGTAATGACGCCGATGGTTTTCGGCGCAAAAGGCAGGCGCTTTTTGCGTTCCGCTGCAAACAGACCTTCGCCGTGCAGCTTTGCTTTGGTGCGCTCAAGCTGCGCCAGCAGGGCCCCGATCCCCGCGGCCTCCAGGCTCTCAATCACGATCTGATACTTGGACGAGGCGGGGAAGGTGGTCAGCTTACCGGTCACGATGACCTCAAGCCCGGCCTGCGGTTGCGCTTTCAGGCGGCTGATATTGCCCTTCCAGATGACGCCGTCGATGGCGGCGCGGTCGTCCTTCAGTGTCAGATAGACGTGGCCCGAGGTATGGCGCGTGACCTTGGAGATTTCGCCACGCAGCCGCACATGGTCATAGGCGCTCTCAATCGTGCGTTTCAGCGCTCCAGCCAGTTCGGATACCGACCAGGGCGGGCTGTTAGACTGCGAATCAACGGGGCTGAGGAGGTCTTCGGACATGTCACCCGTTTACCTCTGACGCGTAAAACTGTCACGTGACGAAATGACCGGTTGCACACGCGGAAATAACGTTGTTTTCTTTATTCTGTGCTAAACTAGAGCGATAAAAAAGAGAAAGGCACCTGATGATAACCGAAACAGACGCACCGGTTTCCGAGGTCCAGCGGCAGGAGGCCCAGCGCCTGAACGCCTTACGCACTCTGGAGATCCTCGACAGCGAGGCCGAACCCGAATTTGATCAGGTCACCCGGCTGGCCGCTGATGTGTTCGATGCGCCAATGGCGGCGATCTCGTTGATCGACGCGATTCGCCAGTGGTTTAAGTCGAGCGTCGGTCTGTCGGTTTGTGAAACCCCGCGCGAGCAGGCCTTTTGCGACTACACCATCTGTCGCGATGAGGTGATGGTGGTGCTGGATGCCACGAAGGACCCTCGGTTTGCCAATAATCCGATGGTGTTGGGTGAAGCGCATATCCGTTTCTATGCCGGGGCGCCTATCCGCTTCGGTGAGGTGCTTGTGGGGTCCCTGTGCGTCATCGACACCGAGCCGCGCGCCGAATTCAGCGCGCGCGACCGGGCGCGTCTGACCACGTTGGCAGCTACCGTGTCGTCGCTGATGACGCTGCGCAAGGACGCCCAGATGCAGAAGAGCATTGTGCGTCGATGCAACGAAAATCAGAAGAAGCTGGAGATGATGGAGGCGGTGGCCGGGGTCGGCTACTGGCACGTCGATCTGGAAAACCAGACGGTGGAATGGTCGCAGGGCGTCTACCGCATCCACGGTCTGACGCCGCAAATCTTTCACCCCGACCTGACCAATGCACTGGAGTGCTATCACCCCGATGACCGTCAGCGCGTCAGCGACTGCGTGAAGGCCGCCGCCTACCGCGGTGAGGGGTATAGCTTCGAAGCCCGACTGATCCGTGCCGATGGTGACATCCGCACGGTCTTCAGTCAGGGCTCGGTCGAATGCGACGAGGCGGGGCAGCCCCTGTCGCTGTTCGGCGTGCTTCAGGACGTTACGGGACGCAAATCTATAGCGGCGTGAGCTTGTAC encodes the following:
- a CDS encoding PAS domain-containing protein — its product is MITETDAPVSEVQRQEAQRLNALRTLEILDSEAEPEFDQVTRLAADVFDAPMAAISLIDAIRQWFKSSVGLSVCETPREQAFCDYTICRDEVMVVLDATKDPRFANNPMVLGEAHIRFYAGAPIRFGEVLVGSLCVIDTEPRAEFSARDRARLTTLAATVSSLMTLRKDAQMQKSIVRRCNENQKKLEMMEAVAGVGYWHVDLENQTVEWSQGVYRIHGLTPQIFHPDLTNALECYHPDDRQRVSDCVKAAAYRGEGYSFEARLIRADGDIRTVFSQGSVECDEAGQPLSLFGVLQDVTGRKSIAA
- a CDS encoding alpha/beta hydrolase, which gives rise to MRYVFGVIMAIGLNAASPSVMAQSAPSETFGYSVSPPDFTAAEATRRLGSASLTFWVDGTLLRVAARAATPAVRLCCTVQPDMQALGEGLWGLTLAFPDLNRSVIGLQTSADKTTRLYWHGPDAPAEPEAVAKLSGSLEEVEIDSAHLKARRNLTLYRPKRPAPSQGYPVVYMADGRSVGHFARIVERLIDEGVIRPVVLVGIWSGEGPATNGGFDQRNREYLPSPKVDPQAYADHEAFVLKDVMPLVEARYRVSTRRADRLTYGFSAGGSWSLSFALRHPDAFAQGASAGMSAGPGSFTFSGREDVKLYISAGRYDQFYSGAEKTCLKAQVAGLTCHFTGMYAGHDLFVWNLALLDALKAVFPASD
- the xseA gene encoding exodeoxyribonuclease VII large subunit: MSEDLLSPVDSQSNSPPWSVSELAGALKRTIESAYDHVRLRGEISKVTRHTSGHVYLTLKDDRAAIDGVIWKGNISRLKAQPQAGLEVIVTGKLTTFPASSKYQIVIESLEAAGIGALLAQLERTKAKLHGEGLFAAERKKRLPFAPKTIGVITSPTGAVIRDILHRIRDRWPCRVIVWPVIVQGDAAPAQIIQALNGFQSGAVPRPDVLIVARGGGSVEDLWAFNDEGLARAVAACTLPVISAVGHETDTTLIDFVSDRRAPTPTGAAEMATPVLSELRGFVLDLERRRLGSFDQALRNRRERVALLGRALPKPQDLIDAAQQRLDYAAHRLGGGLLRNLNAHDTAFARTAARFSPALLERPRHLKAERVTQLSERATAALTRGVERQRVEFTRLSARLTPALTLRPLDLKREALNRLNQRFDAALNRRLDDSARRARLPELEQRLAAALARLLSQKSERLHRLDQLRLSLDPDRPLNLGFARVSRADGHLVTSPEGVGVGEALTLTFKGDRTLDVVASDGTSAPPTRPATKPRPTPLKPEQGSLF
- a CDS encoding DUF2093 domain-containing protein, which produces MNMHAKPPLPDEAILHYGDGEYAVMRPGKFVICAVSGKQIPLEALRYWNPRTQEAYAGPEEATARWKALNGR
- a CDS encoding M23 family metallopeptidase, whose protein sequence is MESSERTLKRRHILGGGLALGFASSVTPGLLNADPRPYGSVWTRTLKSGPYNLTGKFVQGGFAIGRAEPRQEIILDGTARGLTSAHGDFIIGFDRDAPSMARLSIGSGPIMDFEILRTPYDTQRIDGLPSDQVIPSDPALLERIAKERELKNTGFASREDAIWFTHPYQWPLRRFVNSGRFGNQRILNGEPKSPHYGFDMAAPEGTPVYAPQTARVALAEPDLHFEGGLILLDHGQGLISMYLHLSTLTVKAGDFVTMGQIIGQVGQKGRATGPHLCWRLKWRDRALDPSLWIASSAQ